The sequence GATGAACGAACAACAACCATTACCGCGCAGTACGCGCATGATCTATGCCGCCTTTGATTTTGTTGGGCAGTATCCCAAAAGGCGAATCCTCACCGTGATCGCCGCGGTTGTCGTCGCTGTGGTGTTGGGCAGCGGGTTTTATATCGTAAAGAAAGAGGAAGAGGCCGTGGTTCTGCGTTTCGGCAGGGTGGTCAGTATGAACATCGGTCCCGGGATACGCTACTGCATCCCCGTTATCGACGAAGTTCAGATTCGCAAGGTCAAACGGATCGTCCAGCATCAGATAGCCAGTAAGAGCGGTGGCACAGCCAATTTTACAATATTGTCCGGGGACACGAACCTGTTTGAGGTGGATATCGCTCTTCAATACCGGATAGATAATCTGAGGAATTTTCTGTACGCATCTGTCGATCCTCTTGAGGTGGTATCTATGCTCTTGCGGGAAGAGTTGATCAATATCATGGGACAGAATTTTATTGATCTGATCCTGACGTCCAACCGCAATATCATTCAACACCACCTGTTGCACGAGATTGCCGGTCTTCTCGAAGAATATGACGTTGGCATAGAGGTTGTCTCTCTCAATATCGTTGACATAAGTCCGATTGCAGAAACGATTGCTGCTTTCCGGGATGTCAACGATGCGATTGCCGAGCGTGCGCAAGCAGAGAGCAATGCCAACCGCACGCGAGAGAAGATGCTCGCGCATAGCAGGGGGCAGGCGGAGGCTGTGGTGATGGACGCTCGTGCCAGGGCGCAGGAACGCATTGTGCAGGCTCAAAGCAGTGCCGACGCATTCCGCGCTCTGCTCGCCGAGTACAAAAGTCAACGAACGCAAGTGGCTATTACGCGGTACTGGCAGCGCATGCGCACGATTTTCTCAGAAGCGAGTCTGTCGGCGGTCAATCCCCGCAACGAGGCGACAATCGACATCAACATGATAGAAGGTCTCGCGGCGCACACACCCGCGGACATGTTGCTGGACGCGCCCCCGGTTGACGGTCAGCCTGTCGATAGACCCTCTTTTTCAACGGCGCGGCAGCAAGGTACGCATGCTTTTGAAAATGTCGAAGAGGACAAACACTTGCTGGATGGGCAATTCCACAAAAGGCGCGTGGAACGCCATCATCAGAGGGTCGCCAATATGAGGTCCCTGATATTCGACATGCCCAGTGTATTCTCTCATGAGCACACGTCAACACATCCGCAGACTACCGTGCGGCAGGCAGACCAGCAGGCGGTGATTGAGACGAAAGCTGCGGAAAGCATGCAGGATAGCAGCAAAACCAGGGATAAGGAGAAAAAAAGTGAGTCTGCTCAATAAGTCCATATCGACGGGCATAGCTTCCTGTATCATTCTTCTGTTATTCACTTTGCCCTCGGCGGCGGCTCCGGGAATTACTGATAGTACGATTGTGTTCGGACAAACCGCCTGCTTCTCGGGTCCGAACAAAAATCTGGGTTTGTGGTATCGAGCCGGTATTTTGACCGCTTTTCAGGAACAGAACGATCGAGGCGGGGTGTATGGCAGGTTGTTGAGGCTCATTTCTGTAGATGATGCGTACGAGCCTGATCTGGCAGCCGCAAATGCAGAGATGTTCGCTTCCAAAAACAATGTGTTTGCCGTCATCGGCGGCGTGGGAACGCCGACTGCCAAGCGCATTGTACCCGTGCTGCGAACAGCTCAGATTCCGTTTGTGGGACCGTTTACAGGAGCCGACTTTTTGCGCGATGCCAAAAAGTATCCAAATATCATCAATCTGAGGGCTGGTTATTTTGACGAAATCTATGAACTGGTCCATCACATGATTGACGATCTCGGCAAAAGTCGCTTCGGCATTATATATCAGGATGATGCGTTCGGGCGTTCCGTCTTGAAAAACTACAAGGATGTTCTCGATAGCCGTGACCTTCCCTTACTGGCGAAGACCTCCTACTCGCGGAATACACATGCCGTCCATGCGAGCTTGTTCGCATTGGACAAAGCCGATCTGGACGCTATCCTGATAGTGGGAGCCTATGCCGCCAATTCGGAAATCATCAATCTGGCTAATTCTCTGGGACATCAATACATAATAGCCAACCTGTCCTTTGTCTTGTCCCGCGAATTGAAGAAGAGGATCAATACACTGAGTGATAAAGTTCTGGTAACCGAGGTGATGCCAGACGCGGAAGACCTGAATAGCCATGTCGTACGACAGTTTCAACAAGCCATAAGATTAGTGCCGGAAGACCACGCGCACGAATTCAATGAAGTATGTCTGGAGGGGTATATATTGGGCCGATATCTCATCGCTGTGTTGGAGCGTATGGGGGGTGAGTTGACGGGCGTGCTGCCAACGTCATTACCGCAGGAATACAAAACAGAAGTATTGGGGCGTATGGGGGATGAGTTGACGCGGGAGAAGTTCTTGAGAGATGGCATGTCACCTGCTAAGCCTGTCGTGATTGGCGATTGGGTCATTCATTTCAAATCCGGTGAGAATACGGGTTCAAGCTATATCAGATTGACCCATCTGGGTGGCGACCATTCTGCAAAGGGAGAATAATTCTTGAAGAATATAGATGAATTTTCCGTCGAAGAAATCGGCGAAGAGTGGTTGCGCGAGCTTTATAAGGTTGTTGCTCTGCGGCGCGGTACCATGTTCAGGATGATTACCGAGACAGCACGTCTGTTGTTGTTTGGCAATGCAGGTGGTGCCGCGTTGATTATCGGTTTTATGAGTGCATCCACAGGTAGTGGTGAAGATCCCGCTTATCACTATGCTTCCTTGCTGACACTGCTCCTGTTTGCGCTGGGAACGCTTGCATCAGCAATAGCTATGATCATGGTCGCCGTGGTCTCAGTAAAAGAAGCTCACGGTGCGGAGAATGCATTGAAACGGTTTGTCGATGGCGAGATCGATCGAACACAGGTGATGTTTACGGTCGAAGAACAGACTTTTCGTCTCGCCGATTACGCCACGGCGGCCGGTATTGTCAGTGCTGTGGGATTTCTGCTCGGTGGATTGAGCAGTATTATTCTGTTGATCATTTTCTTCTAATAACAGTCTCGATGATAGGCGGTTGGAAGTGCCTGTATCTGCTATTCTTTCCTCGCATCTGTTCCAATTTCTCCCTTCCCTTCCAACTCAGTTCAGTATGAGCCAGATTCTGGTTTAAACCATCATGGATTCGAATTTTCTCATACTTTTGTTGGGATACGCCCTCGCTATCCTCTCCGCGTCTTTGCTCGGTGGATATTTGCCGACAATTGTTGCGATGACGCATACGCGCATCCAGATGGTGATGAGTTTTGTCGCAGGTTTTATCCTTGGCGTGGCGCTGTATCATCTTCTGCCGCACGGTCTGGTGATGATTCCCGAGCCAGGCGCTGTTGAAAAAGCCGCGGGATTGATGATGTTCGGTATCATTCTGATGGTGTTGTTGTTGCGTATCTTCCATTTTCATCAGCACGAATTTGGCGACGAAGCAGGTGATTTTCACCATGAGCATGCCCACGATCATGCCAGTCCAGAGAGCAGGTTGATCGGTGTTTGCCTGGGGCTGGGGTTGCATACGATGACCGAGGGTGTTGCCCTGGGTACCAGCATCCGGGTTGGTGAAATACATGGGGACGAAGCCGGTTTAGCGGGTCTCGGGGTGTTTCTTGCGATTCTTTTGCACAAGCCACTCGACGCGTTTTCTATTATCGGTTTGTTGCAGGCCGCTGGTCATAGTCTCCGTACTCGTATAGCAGTTAATATCGGATTCGCCATGCTCTGTCCGGTGGTGGCTTTGTTGACTTTTTGGGGGATTGGGTTTTTGGGACACTGGGAGGAAGAGGTGGTCGGTTATGTGCTGGTCCTGGCCGCTGGCGCGTTTCTGTGTATTTCCCTGAGTGATCTGCTACCGGAAATCCATTTTCACAGTCATGATCGCGTCAAGCTCACTGTGTGCTTTCTCATGGGTATTGTTCTCGCGTATGGGTTGTATTTTATCGAGTCCGGAGCCGTGCATGGATTGGAGACGCACGAAATGCATTGACGCTGAGGAATGTTGAAAAAACAAAAGGCGATTCATCACGCGATGGGTCGCCTTTTTGCTAATCCATAAAGGAGACGTTATGGGATCAATAAAGGCAGCAGTAGTGGGGCTCGGATTGGGCCAGCATTTCGTTCGCGGGCTGGTTGGACATCCGGATGTAGATAGGATTGTCCTGGTAGATCTGGACGCCGATCGAGCCGAAATGGTTCGCGGGGAGCACGATAAGGTGGGTGCCGTCTATGAGATGATTGAGGTTATGCTCGAAAAGGAGCGTCCCGACGCGGTGTGTGTCGTGACTCCCGATCATCTCCATCGGCCACATTCAACGGCTTGCTTCGAGGCCGGAGCACATGTGTTGCAGACAAAACCGCTTGCGACGAATCTCGAGGATGCGCGTGCAATTTTGGCCGCGGCGAAGGCGACAGGGAAGAAAGTGATGGTAGCGCACGAGCGCAGGTTTAGACCACGCTTCAAGCGAATCAAAGCGATTCTCGATGCTGGCGAAGTGGGCGATCTGATCCACCTCCGTATCGATGCGATCCAGGACAAGCGTGGGCAATTTGCGCGTTCGCCGTGGTATGCGTCGGTAGAGGCGGGTCGGAGTGCTTTGAACGGTTCGGGCATTCACGAAGTGGATCTTGCGCGACATTTCGCAGGACGACCTGTGGAGTCTGTCTGTGCTTTCGCCAATCGGCTCGGCAATCTGGCGTTCCCGAGAGATAAAACAACATCCGCCCTGTTTCAGTTCGCAGGTGGCGTTGTGGGTCAGGTTACGGTGACCTACGAGGCGCGCTGGCCGCGTTCGAATTTTCTCGACGATATGTTCCGAGTGGTTGCTTCTGAAGGCATGATTGTGGGAACGCATGTCTATCGCGAAGGGGCAGAGGACTGGGAAGATTTAAGCGGTTTGGACAACAGTACAGCGTCGGGGATCACGGGGGCCGTTCACGCGTTTGTCGATTCGGTCGTGAACGATGCACCGATCGCGGTGACCGGTGAAGATGCCTTCGACTCGCTCGCGGCGGCATGCGCGGCCGATACATCGGCCGAACGGGAAGAGATGGTGCGCCCAGAAACGCTGGATTGACGTCAAGTCCGCCACAATCTGGGGACCCTGACGGGTGTTTCCGTTACCGGCCAGTATTCGGGGGGCGCGTCTTCCCAATGGGGTACGGTGCGCGCGTCTCGGTCAAAAATAATCTGTCCATTGCGAATTGTAAGCCGACAGATCAGGCATTGATCTGTATCTATTCGCGTGTAGCCACAGTCTTGAAATGAGAAGTTTCCGGTTTCGAGAGCCAATACTGCAATGTCCGCTTCTGCTCCCACTGATAGTGTGCCCAATTCCGGGCGTCCGATTGCACGGGCTGGCGTCGCGGTTGATCTGTAAATTACATCTTCGAGGGTCATGCCCATTGCCAGACATTTTGACATGGTGTCTTGCATGCTGAATACGGTACCGGAGATATTGCCCATGTGCAGGTCTGTGCTGATAGAGTCGGGGGCAAATCCATTGGCAATGGCTCGCGCGCCGTTTCGATACCAGAAGCTCGCAGCGCCGTGCCCCAGGTCAAACCAGATTCCGCGTTGTCTGGCTTCAAACATATACGGTTCGACGTTTCCGTTGTCATCTACTACGGGGAATTGCCGCGCATAGACATGGGTGTGAATATCACCGGGACGGAGTTTGTCGAGAATCAACGCGGGGTAGGATCGTTCGGGCGGTCGCGGCCAAAAATCGACCATGACGGGCATGCCGCATCCATCGCCCGCTTCAACTGCTTTTTCCACCGATTCCCAGGGGGGATGCATTTCGTCAAATGGCGCACTTGTCCAGTAATGTGCTGTTTTGATGCCGACGACGACTTCACTGTGTTCGCGGGCGGCTTTTGCCGCGCCATCTACGTCAAAAGTTCGGATATCCTGCTCGGGCGCGCCCATACCGGGTGCAGAAATATTTACGTAAGCCAGGACCCGTGTTTTTGCCTGTTCCATGACGGTTTGGCGAAAATGCGCTATTTCTTCGCATCCCGCGGTGCCCGTATCTACGCATGTTGTTACGCCAGAATGTGGGAAATGTGCGTCCGGATTCAGGCTTGCACTGAAGAGGCCCTCTCCTGGCGCTCGGGTGAAGTAGGCGTGGATGTGAATATCGATCAATCCGGGTGTTACTATCAGATCCGATACATCTACCACATGGTCTGCTTCTGTTGCGTCGATATCCGCTTCTACTTTTGCAATTTTGCTATCTGCAATTCCCACATCGCATAATTCATTTACCTTATTGGCGGGATCTATCACCCGCCCGCCTTTTAACAGCAGGTCGAATTTACTGTCGGCCATAACTAATCCTCCAATCGCGTTTTTAGGATATTCATCTACTTGAGTATTATGTGCCATAATCTTATATTTAACAAGAGGCACGCCAACTGTCCAAATATATGAAAATTTTTGGGAATTAAACCATTGATTGCCTATGCCAAAAGATGTGTGCGCGTTTTTTCGATTTTTTTGTGCATTTTCTTGTTTTCGACGTGCAACCAGACGCCACCTCTTCCAGGTGCAGATTCTTCTACTTCTGAATCTGCACTTCCTTCTGTCTATACCTACACTATTGTCAATACCTATTTACACGATCCGAATGCTTTTACCCAGGGTTTGGTTTTTGAAGATGGCTTTTTTTACGAAGGTACCGGAAACTACGGTGCTTCAACCATTCGCAAGGTTACGCCCGCTACAGGCGCGGTTTTGGCACAGAAAAGCATTGCACCTAATTTGTTTGGCGAGGGTGTCGCGATTTTTGGCGATCGCCTGTATCAACTTACGTGGAAATCAGGTATATGCTTTGTGTACGACAAAAACACGTTTGAGTTACAGGTCCAATTTACATATTCTACGGAGGGCTGGGGGCTTACTCACGATGGCGAAAAGCTGATTATGAGCGATGGTACGAATATTATTTATTTTCGGGATCCCAATACATTTAGGGAAATTGGGCGTATCGAAGTGACCGATAGCACGGGTCCTGTTCATTATCTCAACGAGCTTGAATATATCAAGGGACAGATTTTTGCCAATGTCTGGCAAACCGATCGCATTGCCCGTATTGATCCCAAAAGTGGTAGGATTACGGGATGGATCAATCTCGCGGGCATTCTCTCTCAAGCTGATCGCTTGCACCACCGCGTTGGTGTGCTCAATGGCATTGCTTATGACGCCGCGACTGACCGCATTTTCGTTACGGGCAAGTGGTGGCCTAAGTTGTTTGAAATCAAACTCGTTCAGTAATAGTGAAAGGCTGAGGGAGAGGAGGAGGGTATGATGTAATCTGTTTGAAGCGTGTGATTGGGACATAGTTTAAAATAACTTCTAAAATCCAATGAAAGGAAAAACTAATGCGGAAACTGCGATTCTACACCTGTTTGGCGCAGGTTTTGATCTTTGCAAGCCTATCCATTTTGTTTCTAATTCAACCCCTTCAGAGCGCGTTACAATCAGGCTTCAATCCGGATTTTGATGGAAGCGGTGTTGTCGATTTTCCCGACTTTTTGCAATTTGTGGATAAGTTCGGGTTCAGTCGTGGCGATTCGGGGTACGAATCCAGGTATGATCTGAATGGCGATGGCGAGATTGCTTTTAACGATTTTCTGTTATTTGTCAAGCATTTTGGTAAAGCAGTGTTTAGAGACACAGAAGATATTGTGCGTCCAACAGGGGAATTAAAGCCCTGGGATCTTTCATCTATTGTTTCGATTGACGAGGTTCGTAATATGCCTGTGGGCACGCCCGTATTCATGCGGACCGAATTTGCCAATGGACAGCTTGCAGATCTCGAAATGACGTTTATTCAGGTGGTCGATGATTTACTCCCTCCAATGCCTGTTTATATGGTTGAAGCTTCCGATCCTGTTTTAATACAACTCGGGGGAATTGCCCAGGGTATGAGTGGTTCTCCCATTTTTACTGAGCAAGGTACATGGGGTGCTATTGCGTATGGTTTTAATTCACAGGATAGTCCGCCGTATTATTTTTTTGTAAC is a genomic window of Gemmatimonadota bacterium containing:
- a CDS encoding Gfo/Idh/MocA family oxidoreductase, producing MGSIKAAVVGLGLGQHFVRGLVGHPDVDRIVLVDLDADRAEMVRGEHDKVGAVYEMIEVMLEKERPDAVCVVTPDHLHRPHSTACFEAGAHVLQTKPLATNLEDARAILAAAKATGKKVMVAHERRFRPRFKRIKAILDAGEVGDLIHLRIDAIQDKRGQFARSPWYASVEAGRSALNGSGIHEVDLARHFAGRPVESVCAFANRLGNLAFPRDKTTSALFQFAGGVVGQVTVTYEARWPRSNFLDDMFRVVASEGMIVGTHVYREGAEDWEDLSGLDNSTASGITGAVHAFVDSVVNDAPIAVTGEDAFDSLAAACAADTSAEREEMVRPETLD
- a CDS encoding glutaminyl-peptide cyclotransferase, with translation MGIKPLIAYAKRCVRVFSIFLCIFLFSTCNQTPPLPGADSSTSESALPSVYTYTIVNTYLHDPNAFTQGLVFEDGFFYEGTGNYGASTIRKVTPATGAVLAQKSIAPNLFGEGVAIFGDRLYQLTWKSGICFVYDKNTFELQVQFTYSTEGWGLTHDGEKLIMSDGTNIIYFRDPNTFREIGRIEVTDSTGPVHYLNELEYIKGQIFANVWQTDRIARIDPKSGRITGWINLAGILSQADRLHHRVGVLNGIAYDAATDRIFVTGKWWPKLFEIKLVQ
- a CDS encoding ABC transporter substrate-binding protein, encoding MSLLNKSISTGIASCIILLLFTLPSAAAPGITDSTIVFGQTACFSGPNKNLGLWYRAGILTAFQEQNDRGGVYGRLLRLISVDDAYEPDLAAANAEMFASKNNVFAVIGGVGTPTAKRIVPVLRTAQIPFVGPFTGADFLRDAKKYPNIINLRAGYFDEIYELVHHMIDDLGKSRFGIIYQDDAFGRSVLKNYKDVLDSRDLPLLAKTSYSRNTHAVHASLFALDKADLDAILIVGAYAANSEIINLANSLGHQYIIANLSFVLSRELKKRINTLSDKVLVTEVMPDAEDLNSHVVRQFQQAIRLVPEDHAHEFNEVCLEGYILGRYLIAVLERMGGELTGVLPTSLPQEYKTEVLGRMGDELTREKFLRDGMSPAKPVVIGDWVIHFKSGENTGSSYIRLTHLGGDHSAKGE
- a CDS encoding amidohydrolase/deacetylase family metallohydrolase, with protein sequence MADSKFDLLLKGGRVIDPANKVNELCDVGIADSKIAKVEADIDATEADHVVDVSDLIVTPGLIDIHIHAYFTRAPGEGLFSASLNPDAHFPHSGVTTCVDTGTAGCEEIAHFRQTVMEQAKTRVLAYVNISAPGMGAPEQDIRTFDVDGAAKAAREHSEVVVGIKTAHYWTSAPFDEMHPPWESVEKAVEAGDGCGMPVMVDFWPRPPERSYPALILDKLRPGDIHTHVYARQFPVVDDNGNVEPYMFEARQRGIWFDLGHGAASFWYRNGARAIANGFAPDSISTDLHMGNISGTVFSMQDTMSKCLAMGMTLEDVIYRSTATPARAIGRPELGTLSVGAEADIAVLALETGNFSFQDCGYTRIDTDQCLICRLTIRNGQIIFDRDARTVPHWEDAPPEYWPVTETPVRVPRLWRT
- a CDS encoding protease modulator HflK, with product MNEQQPLPRSTRMIYAAFDFVGQYPKRRILTVIAAVVVAVVLGSGFYIVKKEEEAVVLRFGRVVSMNIGPGIRYCIPVIDEVQIRKVKRIVQHQIASKSGGTANFTILSGDTNLFEVDIALQYRIDNLRNFLYASVDPLEVVSMLLREELINIMGQNFIDLILTSNRNIIQHHLLHEIAGLLEEYDVGIEVVSLNIVDISPIAETIAAFRDVNDAIAERAQAESNANRTREKMLAHSRGQAEAVVMDARARAQERIVQAQSSADAFRALLAEYKSQRTQVAITRYWQRMRTIFSEASLSAVNPRNEATIDINMIEGLAAHTPADMLLDAPPVDGQPVDRPSFSTARQQGTHAFENVEEDKHLLDGQFHKRRVERHHQRVANMRSLIFDMPSVFSHEHTSTHPQTTVRQADQQAVIETKAAESMQDSSKTRDKEKKSESAQ
- a CDS encoding ZIP family metal transporter; the encoded protein is MDSNFLILLLGYALAILSASLLGGYLPTIVAMTHTRIQMVMSFVAGFILGVALYHLLPHGLVMIPEPGAVEKAAGLMMFGIILMVLLLRIFHFHQHEFGDEAGDFHHEHAHDHASPESRLIGVCLGLGLHTMTEGVALGTSIRVGEIHGDEAGLAGLGVFLAILLHKPLDAFSIIGLLQAAGHSLRTRIAVNIGFAMLCPVVALLTFWGIGFLGHWEEEVVGYVLVLAAGAFLCISLSDLLPEIHFHSHDRVKLTVCFLMGIVLAYGLYFIESGAVHGLETHEMH